The following is a genomic window from Deltaproteobacteria bacterium.
CCGTTATTCTTGTTCAGTTTTTCCACATAGTCCTTGCCGAAATACTTTTCGATCTCCTTGAAATAGGCCTCCTTGTCGCCGGGCGGGTAGTCGCGGGTCGTGGCGGGCGCCGCCATGTACTTGTCCGCCATGTCCGCGTAGGGGCCGAACTGGGATACATTCTCATAGGTTTTTACGGCAATGTTCATCAGCCGGCCGTCTTCTTTGACCACCTTCTTGATGTAGATATTCTGCACCGGGTTGGCGTATTTGTCGAAATAGAACGGACCGCGCGGAGACTCGTCGGCGCTCATCTTCACCTGACGAAGGGCGGCGATGAACTTCTTGGGATCGTCCACCTGCCCGTCGATCGCTTTCATGGCCTTGAACGCCACATGCACCGCGTCGTAGCCCTGCACGGCGATCACGTCGGGGTAGTGGCCGTATTTCTTGTTGAAGCTTTCCCGGAATTTCTGGTTGGCTTCCGAGGGATTGCCGTCATAATAGTGCAGCGACGAGTAGACCCCCAGAGCCGAATCCCCCAGCTCGGACAGCATCGACACAATGGGCACGTTCGCCTGACCCAGAATCTGGGGGTAGACCTTGTCCAATCCGAACTGTTTCCATTGCTTGAAAAAAGCCACAACCTGGGCGCCGCCGGAATTGTTCAAAACCGCGTCATACTCTTTGGACATGCCCATCAACTTGGCCATGATCGAGCTGAAGTCCACAGCTTCCACGGGATGCCAGATACGCTCGACCTTTTCCCCGCCGTTTTCCAGAAAACCCCGGATGAAACCGGCCGCCTGATCCCAGGGGTACGAGTAATCCTGCCCGACCATGATGATTTTCTTGTATCCCAATTCCTTGGCGCAGTACTGGCCGAAATTGAAAATGACCTGAGCGCCGGTCCAGCCCGGACGGATAACGCTTTCCGTCGCCTTACGCATCGTAATGTCTTCCGGGGCGGAATAGCCGATCAGGATGGGAACCTCGGGGTTTCGCGCGCCCCAATCCACCGCGGCCATACCCTCGTGGCCCAGCGACGGTCCGATGATCAGATGGACCTTGTCGCGATTCTTGAGAGAGTCCAGTTTGGTGCGCATCACTTCCACGTCCGCCTTGGTATCCTCGCTGAACACCTTGATCGGAACCCCGTTGAATTCATTGTTGTATTCATCGAGGGCCAGTTTAACTCCGTTGAGCACGCCTTGACCGAAAATGGTCGCCCACCCCGTGATCGGCCCGATGGTGCCGATGCGAATCTCTTCCAGCGCAGCCGCATTGCCGGCCATCACACCCATAAACAGCAAAACCGTGATCGTTACGAGCCATCCTTTTCTTTTCATCGCCGTCTTCCTTTCCTATTTAGGTTCCCGATGAAACGGATCTTCGGCGGCGTCCCGGACGGGCGCCCCCTTTCCCGAAGTCCGCGATGCAACCTTATCCACCAGGCGCTTCAGCGCCCCGGCGGCCCCCGTGGGCGCGAACATGATCACAATTAAAAACAGGACGCCCATAATCAGCAGATAGCGCTGAGTGATACCGCTCAGAACCACGTCCAGCGTTTTCAGAATCGCGGTCCCCAGGATCGCCCCGAACAGGGTCTGAATGCCCCCCAGAATCGCCGAAAGCAGGGTTTCGACGTTGGTGGTCAACGATACCGAGTGGGGATTGATGAGACCGGTAAAATAGGCGAAGAAAACGCCCCCGATGGAGGCCACGAACGCGGCAAAGATGAACGCCGTGTAGCGCAGGAGAGAAACCGAATACCCCAGCATCGCCATCCGGCTCTCGCTGTCGCGAACCCCGCGCAGCATCAGCCCGAAGGGGGACCGTTTCAGCGCCGCCAAAAAATAGATCACGCCCCAGAAGAAAAAAAGCTGAAAGAAATAGAACGCGCTTTTGGACTTTTCGGTCGACACCCCGAACAGCACCGGAGCGTATATGTCCGTAATGCCCGAGTCGCCCCTCGTGACCGACGCCCATTGACTCGCCAGGGCCCAGACGAGCTGGCCGAGCACCAGGGTCAGCATCAAAAAGTAGATACCCCGAACGCGGATCACCAATAGCCCCGTCAGAGCGGCGAACAATACGGCCACCCCGATTCCCACCAGGGGCGCAATCGGGAACGGGATCTGATACCGGGTCTGCAAAATGGCGATGAAGTAGCCCGATATACCGAAAAACGAAGCCTGCATCAACGAAACCACGCCCAGTTCCCCCGCCAGAAAGCACATGCTCAGGGTCAGCATTCCGAAATACATGATGCGGATGCACATCATGACAAAGTAATCGGAAGCGATCCACGGCAAGGCGATCGATAACGCCGGCACGAACAGCAGAACGACCATTTGGG
Proteins encoded in this region:
- a CDS encoding ABC transporter substrate-binding protein: MKRKGWLVTITVLLFMGVMAGNAAALEEIRIGTIGPITGWATIFGQGVLNGVKLALDEYNNEFNGVPIKVFSEDTKADVEVMRTKLDSLKNRDKVHLIIGPSLGHEGMAAVDWGARNPEVPILIGYSAPEDITMRKATESVIRPGWTGAQVIFNFGQYCAKELGYKKIIMVGQDYSYPWDQAAGFIRGFLENGGEKVERIWHPVEAVDFSSIMAKLMGMSKEYDAVLNNSGGAQVVAFFKQWKQFGLDKVYPQILGQANVPIVSMLSELGDSALGVYSSLHYYDGNPSEANQKFRESFNKKYGHYPDVIAVQGYDAVHVAFKAMKAIDGQVDDPKKFIAALRQVKMSADESPRGPFYFDKYANPVQNIYIKKVVKEDGRLMNIAVKTYENVSQFGPYADMADKYMAAPATTRDYPPGDKEAYFKEIEKYFGKDYVEKLNKNNGWVD
- a CDS encoding branched-chain amino acid ABC transporter permease: MAFSRTSQMVVLLFVPALSIALPWIASDYFVMMCIRIMYFGMLTLSMCFLAGELGVVSLMQASFFGISGYFIAILQTRYQIPFPIAPLVGIGVAVLFAALTGLLVIRVRGIYFLMLTLVLGQLVWALASQWASVTRGDSGITDIYAPVLFGVSTEKSKSAFYFFQLFFFWGVIYFLAALKRSPFGLMLRGVRDSESRMAMLGYSVSLLRYTAFIFAAFVASIGGVFFAYFTGLINPHSVSLTTNVETLLSAILGGIQTLFGAILGTAILKTLDVVLSGITQRYLLIMGVLFLIVIMFAPTGAAGALKRLVDKVASRTSGKGAPVRDAAEDPFHREPK